A part of Arthrobacter dokdonellae genomic DNA contains:
- a CDS encoding MFS transporter, with amino-acid sequence MSMSGQPSPEKGIDKGTRKRVITASFIGNFVEWFDYAVYGYLAATIAGAFFPEADKQTGLLLTFGLFAVSFFVRPLGGFVWGHIGDKVGRKNALSLSILIMSAATFAIALIPGYDMIGLWAPITLLVVRIVQGFSAAGEYAGASAFLVEYAPPNRRGIYAAVVPASTAAGLLLGSLIAALLSITLTADQMHGWGWRLPFLLAAPMGLIGRYIRVKLEDTPAFRALEKEDDVVKAPVSSLFRNHWRSLLLAVGAVLLNAVGFYVILSYMPTYLSEELGFGATESFVATTIALLTYIGFIFLTGLASDRFGRKKVLITASVLFVFLTVPAFMLLDTGNFVVILLVQVLLGAMLTLNDGTLPSFLAELFPTKVRYSGFAVSFNLSNAIFGGTAPFVATLLIASSGSKLAPGFYLMAAAVVSLIAVACAKETSKAPLQSH; translated from the coding sequence ATGAGCATGAGCGGGCAGCCGAGCCCGGAAAAGGGCATCGACAAGGGCACGCGGAAGCGGGTCATCACCGCCAGCTTCATCGGCAACTTCGTTGAATGGTTCGACTACGCCGTCTACGGCTACCTGGCGGCGACCATCGCCGGCGCATTCTTCCCGGAGGCCGACAAGCAAACGGGCCTGTTGCTGACCTTCGGCCTGTTCGCCGTGTCCTTCTTCGTCCGGCCACTGGGCGGCTTCGTCTGGGGACACATCGGCGACAAGGTGGGACGCAAGAACGCCCTTTCGTTGTCCATCCTGATCATGTCCGCCGCGACGTTCGCCATCGCACTCATCCCCGGCTACGACATGATCGGACTCTGGGCGCCGATCACGCTGCTGGTGGTCCGCATTGTGCAAGGATTCTCCGCAGCCGGCGAATACGCCGGAGCATCGGCCTTCCTGGTTGAATACGCGCCGCCGAACCGCCGGGGCATCTATGCCGCCGTGGTCCCCGCCAGCACGGCCGCCGGCCTGCTGCTGGGCTCGCTCATCGCAGCCCTGCTGTCCATCACACTCACCGCCGATCAAATGCATGGATGGGGATGGCGGCTGCCATTCCTGCTGGCTGCCCCGATGGGCCTGATCGGCCGGTACATCCGGGTGAAGCTGGAGGACACCCCGGCCTTCCGCGCCCTGGAGAAGGAAGACGACGTCGTCAAGGCACCTGTCAGTTCGCTCTTCCGGAATCACTGGAGGTCCCTGCTGCTGGCCGTGGGCGCCGTATTGCTGAACGCCGTCGGCTTCTACGTCATCCTCAGCTACATGCCGACCTACCTCAGCGAGGAGCTGGGCTTTGGGGCGACGGAATCCTTCGTGGCCACGACCATTGCGCTGCTCACCTATATTGGCTTCATCTTCCTCACCGGCCTGGCGTCCGACAGGTTCGGCCGCAAGAAGGTGCTCATCACGGCATCGGTGCTCTTCGTCTTCCTGACGGTACCCGCCTTCATGCTCCTGGACACCGGAAACTTTGTCGTCATCCTGCTTGTCCAGGTCCTCCTCGGCGCCATGCTGACGCTCAACGACGGCACGCTGCCCAGCTTCCTGGCGGAGCTGTTCCCGACCAAGGTCCGCTACAGCGGCTTTGCTGTCAGCTTCAACCTGTCCAACGCCATCTTCGGCGGCACTGCCCCCTTCGTTGCCACGCTGTTGATTGCCTCCTCCGGATCAAAACTGGCACCGGGCTTCTACCTGATGGCAGCTGCCGTGGTGTCACTGATCGCCGTGGCCTGCGCCAAGGAAACCTCGAAGGCGCCCCTCCAGTCGCACTGA
- a CDS encoding creatininase, with protein sequence MDKSVFLEDMDAFAYRDALSSGEAIVLIPVGSLEQHGTHLPLGTDTILSRHFAEGVARRLGALVAQPIAYGYKSQQKSGGGNHLSGTTSLDGTSLIAMTRNLVKSFLKQGVRNVVFVNGHFENYQFLYEGIDLALEESGIGPGAKQSVLLLSYWDFVSQDTLAQVYPDGFPGWDIEHGGVLETSLMLHLEPARVAMDRLVDGPAAVLPRFDRLPVVPERTPATGCLSSAAGSSADKGGLLYDQVVADLALDLVGELALEPAAVPA encoded by the coding sequence ATGGACAAGTCAGTTTTCCTGGAAGACATGGATGCCTTCGCCTACCGTGACGCCCTGTCGTCGGGGGAGGCAATCGTCCTCATCCCTGTCGGGTCGCTGGAGCAGCACGGAACGCACCTGCCGCTGGGGACCGACACCATCCTGTCCAGACATTTCGCGGAAGGTGTCGCCAGGCGGCTGGGAGCGCTGGTTGCCCAACCCATCGCCTACGGGTACAAGTCGCAGCAGAAGTCCGGCGGCGGCAACCACCTGTCCGGGACCACCAGCTTGGACGGCACGTCCCTCATCGCCATGACACGGAACCTGGTCAAGTCCTTTCTCAAACAGGGCGTCAGGAACGTGGTCTTTGTCAACGGCCATTTCGAGAACTACCAGTTCCTCTACGAGGGAATCGACCTGGCCCTGGAGGAATCCGGGATCGGCCCCGGGGCGAAGCAGAGCGTGCTGTTGCTCTCCTACTGGGACTTTGTCAGTCAGGACACACTGGCGCAGGTCTATCCCGACGGTTTCCCGGGCTGGGACATCGAGCACGGGGGCGTCCTGGAGACTTCGCTCATGCTGCACCTTGAGCCCGCACGCGTGGCGATGGACCGCCTGGTCGACGGACCCGCGGCGGTGCTGCCTCGCTTTGACCGGCTCCCGGTGGTGCCGGAGCGGACGCCCGCCACCGGCTGCCTCTCCTCGGCAGCCGGATCCAGCGCTGACAAGGGTGGCCTGCTGTACGACCAAGTTGTGGCGGACCTCGCCCTGGACCTGGTCGGCGAGCTGGCGCTGGAACCGGCTGCCGTGCCCGCCTGA
- a CDS encoding M24 family metallopeptidase: MTLSTTSSSATNVSELERLKTLHNGTKAPLTFTDAEFERRLGGLRTIMAEKNLDAVVLTSYHNIKYYSDYLFTYFGRSYALVVTADDSVSITANIDAGMPWRTSYGDNIVYTDWRRDNFYFGIQEALRRRGIKATRLGVEDDTLPVLLRDKLQAAFPDATLTDVSQAAMRQRMIKSAEEIEVIKHGARIGDLGGEAIKAAIREGITEYEVALIGTEAMVHEIARTFPDQEVRDTWVWFQSGINTDGAHNWATTRKLQQGDILSLNCFPMTSGYYTALERTLFLGEPDARSLELWNVNVEVHERGLELIKPGAVCKDIAAELNEIYISHDLLPNRTFGYGHSFGVLSHYYGREAGLELREDIDTVLEPGMVVSMEPMITVADGEPGAGGYREHDILVINENGAENITKFGYGPTNNIINP; encoded by the coding sequence ATGACACTCTCCACCACTTCCTCGTCCGCGACGAACGTTTCCGAGCTCGAGCGCCTCAAGACGCTGCACAACGGCACGAAGGCGCCCCTGACCTTCACCGACGCCGAGTTCGAACGCCGCCTGGGCGGGCTGCGCACCATCATGGCCGAAAAGAACCTCGACGCCGTGGTCCTGACCAGCTACCACAACATCAAGTACTACTCCGACTACCTCTTCACCTACTTCGGCCGCTCCTACGCCCTGGTCGTCACCGCCGACGACTCCGTCTCCATCACCGCCAACATCGACGCCGGCATGCCCTGGCGCACCAGCTACGGCGACAACATCGTCTACACCGACTGGCGCCGCGACAACTTCTACTTCGGCATCCAGGAAGCCCTGCGCCGCCGCGGCATCAAGGCCACCCGCCTCGGCGTCGAGGACGACACCCTCCCGGTCCTGCTCCGCGACAAGCTCCAGGCCGCCTTCCCCGACGCCACCCTCACCGACGTCTCCCAGGCCGCCATGCGCCAGCGCATGATCAAGTCCGCCGAGGAAATCGAAGTCATCAAGCACGGCGCCCGCATCGGCGACCTCGGCGGCGAAGCCATCAAGGCCGCCATCCGCGAAGGCATCACCGAATACGAAGTCGCGCTCATCGGCACCGAAGCCATGGTCCACGAAATCGCCCGCACCTTCCCCGACCAGGAAGTCCGCGACACCTGGGTCTGGTTCCAGTCCGGCATCAACACCGACGGCGCCCACAACTGGGCCACCACCCGCAAACTCCAGCAAGGCGACATCCTCTCCCTGAACTGCTTCCCCATGACATCCGGCTACTACACCGCCCTGGAACGCACCCTCTTCCTCGGCGAACCCGACGCCCGCTCCCTGGAACTGTGGAACGTCAACGTCGAAGTCCACGAACGCGGCCTGGAACTCATCAAGCCCGGCGCCGTCTGCAAGGACATCGCCGCGGAACTGAACGAGATCTACATCAGCCACGACCTGCTCCCGAACCGCACCTTCGGCTACGGACACTCCTTCGGCGTCCTCTCCCACTACTACGGCCGCGAAGCCGGACTGGAACTGCGCGAAGACATCGACACCGTCCTGGAACCAGGCATGGTCGTCTCCATGGAACCCATGATCACCGTCGCCGACGGCGAACCCGGCGCCGGCGGCTACCGCGAACACGACATCCTCGTCATCAACGAAAACGGCGCCGAAAACATCACCAAATTCGGCTACGGCCCCACCAACAACATCATCAACCCCTAA
- a CDS encoding M24 family metallopeptidase, which translates to MTLSTASSSATNVSELERLKTLHNGTKAPLTFTDAEFERRLGGLRTIMAEKNLDAVVLTSYHNIKYYSDYLFTYFGRSYALVVTADDSVSITANIDAGMPWRTSYGDNIVYTDWRRDNFYFGIQEALRRRGIKATRLGVEDDTLPVLLRDKLQAAFPDATLTDVSQAAMRQRMIKSAEEIEVIKHGARIGDLGGEAIKAAIREGITEYEVALIGTEAMVHEIARTFPDQEVRDTWVWFQSGINTDGAHNWATTRKLQQGDILSLNCFPMTSGYYTALERTLFLGEPDARSLELWNVNVEVHERGLELIKPGAVCKDIAAELNEIYISHDLLPNRTFGYGHSFGVLSHYYGREAGLELREDIDTVLEPGMVVSMEPMITVADGEPGAGGYREHDILVINENGAENITKFGYGPTNNIINP; encoded by the coding sequence ATGACACTCTCCACCGCTTCCTCGTCCGCGACGAACGTTTCCGAGCTCGAGCGCCTCAAGACGCTGCACAACGGCACGAAGGCGCCCCTGACCTTCACCGACGCCGAGTTCGAACGCCGCCTGGGCGGGCTGCGCACCATCATGGCCGAAAAGAACCTCGACGCCGTGGTCCTGACCAGCTACCACAACATCAAGTACTACTCCGACTACCTCTTCACCTACTTCGGCCGCTCCTACGCCCTGGTCGTCACCGCCGACGACTCCGTCTCCATCACCGCCAACATCGACGCCGGCATGCCCTGGCGCACCAGCTACGGCGACAACATCGTCTACACCGACTGGCGCCGCGACAACTTCTACTTCGGCATCCAGGAAGCCCTGCGCCGCCGCGGCATCAAGGCCACCCGCCTCGGCGTCGAGGACGACACCCTCCCGGTCCTGCTCCGCGACAAGCTCCAGGCCGCCTTCCCCGACGCCACCCTCACCGACGTCTCCCAGGCCGCCATGCGCCAGCGCATGATCAAGTCCGCCGAGGAAATCGAAGTCATCAAGCACGGCGCCCGCATCGGCGACCTCGGCGGCGAAGCCATCAAGGCCGCCATCCGCGAAGGCATCACCGAATACGAAGTCGCGCTCATCGGCACCGAAGCCATGGTCCACGAAATCGCCCGCACCTTCCCCGACCAGGAAGTCCGCGACACCTGGGTCTGGTTCCAGTCCGGCATCAACACCGACGGCGCCCACAACTGGGCCACCACCCGCAAACTCCAGCAAGGCGACATCCTCTCCCTGAACTGCTTCCCCATGACATCCGGCTACTACACCGCCCTGGAACGCACCCTCTTCCTCGGCGAACCCGACGCCCGCTCCCTGGAACTGTGGAACGTCAACGTCGAAGTCCACGAACGCGGCCTGGAACTCATCAAGCCCGGCGCCGTCTGCAAGGACATCGCCGCGGAACTGAACGAGATCTACATCAGCCACGACCTGCTCCCGAACCGCACCTTCGGCTACGGACACTCCTTCGGCGTCCTCTCCCACTACTACGGCCGCGAAGCCGGACTGGAACTGCGCGAAGACATCGACACCGTCCTGGAACCAGGCATGGTCGTCTCCATGGAACCCATGATCACCGTCGCCGACGGCGAACCCGGCGCCGGCGGCTACCGCGAACACGACATCCTCGTCATCAACGAAAACGGCGCCGAAAACATCACCAAATTCGGCTACGGCCCCACCAACAACATCATCAACCCCTAA